From Mesomycoplasma dispar, a single genomic window includes:
- a CDS encoding L-lactate dehydrogenase: protein MKPIKIALIGAGNVGNSFLYSAMNQGLASEYGIIDINHDFADGNAFDFEDASASLPRSFSVRRYEYSDLKDADFILITAGRPQKPGETRLELVADNIRIIRDIAFKVKESGFSGITVIASNPVDVITRAYRDASGFSDQKVIGTGTILDTARLQFAIAKRANVSPSSVQAYVMGEHGDSSFVAYSNIKIAGECFCHFAKLTGIDSSNYEKELEYPVSRRAYEIINRKRATFYGIGAALARIVRNIIEDSKNIIIAGANLRGEYGFSGVNVGVPVVLGANGIEKIIEISLNDKEKEKFAKSVEIIDTIYQDAMKNI from the coding sequence ATGAAGCCAATCAAAATTGCCCTAATTGGTGCTGGAAATGTCGGAAATTCTTTCCTTTACTCTGCAATGAATCAAGGACTTGCCTCCGAATACGGAATAATTGATATTAATCACGACTTTGCTGACGGTAATGCCTTTGATTTCGAAGATGCTTCCGCTTCACTACCACGTTCTTTCAGTGTTCGCCGTTATGAATATAGCGATCTCAAAGACGCGGATTTTATTTTAATTACCGCCGGAAGACCACAAAAACCTGGTGAAACTAGATTAGAACTTGTTGCTGATAACATTCGAATTATTCGTGACATCGCTTTTAAGGTTAAAGAAAGTGGATTTTCAGGAATTACTGTTATTGCTTCAAATCCAGTTGATGTTATCACTCGCGCTTATCGTGATGCATCAGGGTTTTCTGATCAAAAAGTTATTGGAACTGGAACTATTTTGGATACAGCAAGACTTCAATTTGCAATTGCAAAAAGAGCAAATGTTTCTCCAAGTTCAGTTCAGGCATACGTAATGGGTGAGCATGGAGATTCTTCTTTTGTTGCTTATTCAAATATCAAAATTGCTGGTGAATGTTTCTGTCATTTTGCAAAACTAACTGGAATTGATAGCTCAAATTATGAAAAAGAGCTAGAATATCCAGTTTCACGTCGTGCTTATGAAATTATTAATCGCAAAAGAGCAACTTTTTACGGAATCGGTGCTGCGCTTGCAAGAATCGTGAGAAATATTATCGAAGATTCAAAAAACATCATTATTGCAGGTGCAAATTTACGTGGTGAATACGGATTTAGCGGTGTAAACGTTGGTGTTCCAGTTGTTTTAGGTGCAAACGGAATCGAAAAAATAATCGAAATTAGTCTAAATGACAAAGAAAAAGAAAAATTTGCAAAATCTGTGGAAATTATCGACACAATTTACCAAGATGCAATGAAAAACATTTAA
- a CDS encoding DUF31 family protein, producing the protein MMVRKQNKTLKKILIRALPIITLPATLIAASCEPLGAVKRIGSIVTQIGQSNPWDQDLDVKKPLDSIVSGRVQPRFDKITASEFIKQSRTLDSDTSLNESNNIFLRTQSNLLNSAIIWTFIPGVDNFDLSQKFDLQINAYPNSANDVYGSIKIKVEALEKGSQRLIQSKDFVVSGFQTEKTGIYAYKERIETAFQKINNLTLKSDSNFDINKLTSNSNIWDYVNLPSNFEKMDITKLRNSDQFDVPERDTSVPSIAKIAKEPYRLKVKNFYYIKGTILKDSYDKNTGEVDVILSIYHDSFHNYVSKIVKLKTKSDSGLSKLTDIKSFKLKDQYKNFLPSFLINSENDTESLAKFIDFGSFDYKNYDIKVVPSLSDDQNGNLYIILNKKGTDLTSGPASPGQIIKVEGFNSYQKIFTNTDFTKLINFDYLDSWYKLPKTANLAEKLKSISESLNSSSDSLLWPLFGVAIQKTLSSEALFKGTNELKNFEKLNYQFASLINFKIDESGLSFYFGNAVQDYYKISIKFTEKTESKNIIADFGSKVLEKEILNDSLRSRSIVIQLRSNTYDPITRTNTSRITSGTAWVFDRKLKPDPTNPGKFLPTNTYYLATNLHVVADLINKPDQIYSFSYLLDGNLKNLDAISFDDTNLFRRFDRVAKTEGKKDYLPPEGFQFINSESKNFWNNLKINPIGLNLPNKDKFRDIAIIEVTFPEDKQKKNPFNFGIPFLDLDIFGESSYIKNIPDAIRNYNEAPLDFLVTNKLVPNFTRAIQQKTTKVERALPLHAYLGGFLGGFSWTTDNKNAFITTQELLKENNFKQENSTRKFQGANSLSLPGLRGGHGMSGSLVVNEYNQVLGIFWGGYFPPTSPGQNRLVKGIGQFDPIGVKIDSNPTVLAKWLAQTKDVQTDLDSIQEKVFSLEDPKQLEKLAHSVRWIKFNNFEQEEKSNI; encoded by the coding sequence ATGATGGTTAGAAAACAAAACAAAACTTTAAAAAAAATCTTAATTAGAGCATTACCAATTATAACTTTGCCAGCAACATTGATCGCTGCTTCTTGCGAACCACTAGGCGCTGTTAAAAGAATTGGATCTATTGTCACACAGATTGGACAATCTAATCCTTGAGATCAAGATCTAGATGTAAAAAAACCTTTAGATTCAATTGTTAGTGGTAGAGTTCAACCAAGATTTGATAAAATTACAGCATCTGAATTTATAAAACAGTCAAGAACTCTAGATAGCGATACTTCACTTAATGAATCTAATAATATTTTTTTAAGAACGCAAAGCAACCTTTTAAATTCGGCAATTATATGAACTTTCATTCCCGGCGTTGATAACTTTGATCTTAGCCAAAAATTTGACCTTCAAATTAATGCCTATCCTAATTCTGCAAATGATGTTTATGGCTCAATTAAAATCAAAGTTGAAGCTCTCGAAAAAGGTTCGCAAAGACTAATTCAAAGCAAAGATTTTGTTGTTTCTGGATTTCAAACAGAAAAAACTGGAATTTATGCTTATAAAGAAAGAATCGAGACTGCTTTCCAAAAAATTAACAATTTAACACTAAAAAGTGATAGCAATTTTGACATTAACAAATTGACTTCTAATTCTAATATTTGAGATTATGTGAATTTGCCTTCGAATTTCGAAAAAATGGATATTACAAAATTGCGAAATTCAGACCAATTTGATGTTCCAGAACGCGATACTTCAGTTCCAAGCATTGCCAAAATTGCCAAAGAACCTTATCGTTTAAAAGTTAAGAACTTCTATTATATAAAAGGAACAATTCTTAAAGATTCTTATGACAAAAACACTGGCGAAGTCGATGTAATTTTGTCAATTTATCACGATTCGTTCCACAACTACGTCTCAAAAATCGTCAAACTTAAAACTAAATCTGATTCAGGTTTGTCGAAATTAACTGATATTAAAAGTTTTAAATTAAAAGATCAATACAAAAATTTTCTACCTTCATTTCTTATAAATTCAGAAAATGATACTGAATCATTAGCTAAATTTATTGATTTTGGAAGTTTTGACTATAAAAATTATGATATTAAAGTTGTTCCTTCACTTTCAGATGACCAAAACGGTAATCTTTACATTATTTTGAACAAAAAAGGAACTGATTTAACTTCAGGACCCGCAAGTCCAGGTCAAATTATTAAAGTTGAAGGTTTTAATTCCTACCAGAAAATTTTCACAAATACTGATTTTACTAAATTAATCAATTTTGATTACCTTGATTCTTGGTACAAATTACCAAAAACAGCGAATCTTGCTGAAAAACTAAAAAGCATTTCTGAGAGTTTAAATTCTTCAAGCGATTCACTTTTGTGACCACTTTTTGGGGTCGCAATCCAAAAAACTCTATCATCAGAAGCGCTTTTTAAAGGTACAAACGAGTTAAAAAACTTTGAAAAACTTAATTATCAATTCGCTTCACTAATAAATTTCAAAATTGATGAATCAGGACTTTCATTCTATTTTGGAAATGCTGTTCAGGATTATTACAAAATTTCTATTAAATTCACAGAAAAAACTGAAAGTAAAAATATTATTGCTGATTTTGGCTCAAAAGTGCTTGAAAAAGAGATTTTAAATGATTCTTTACGTTCAAGGTCAATTGTAATCCAACTTCGCTCAAACACTTACGATCCAATAACGCGAACAAACACAAGCCGAATTACATCGGGAACCGCTTGAGTTTTTGATAGAAAATTAAAGCCTGATCCAACTAATCCAGGTAAATTTTTACCTACAAATACTTATTATTTAGCAACAAATTTGCACGTAGTCGCTGATTTGATTAATAAACCTGACCAAATTTATTCATTTTCCTACCTACTTGATGGAAATCTAAAAAATCTTGATGCAATTAGTTTCGATGATACAAATTTATTTCGCCGTTTTGATCGGGTAGCAAAAACTGAAGGCAAAAAAGATTATTTACCCCCTGAAGGTTTTCAGTTTATTAACTCTGAATCAAAAAATTTTTGGAACAATCTAAAAATTAATCCAATCGGACTTAATTTACCAAACAAAGATAAATTTCGTGATATTGCGATAATTGAAGTTACTTTTCCTGAAGATAAACAGAAAAAAAACCCTTTTAATTTCGGAATCCCTTTTCTTGATTTAGATATTTTTGGCGAGTCTTCTTATATAAAAAATATTCCTGATGCAATTCGTAATTATAACGAGGCGCCACTTGATTTTTTAGTGACAAACAAATTAGTGCCTAATTTTACAAGGGCGATACAACAAAAAACTACAAAAGTTGAAAGAGCTTTACCTCTACACGCCTATCTTGGCGGATTTTTAGGCGGATTTTCTTGAACAACCGACAATAAAAACGCTTTTATTACCACCCAGGAACTTTTAAAAGAGAACAATTTTAAACAGGAAAATTCTACAAGAAAGTTCCAAGGTGCAAATTCACTTTCTCTTCCTGGTCTCCGCGGCGGTCATGGAATGTCAGGTTCTTTAGTTGTTAACGAATATAATCAAGTTCTTGGAATTTTTTGAGGTGGTTATTTTCCGCCAACCTCTCCAGGACAAAATCGTCTTGTTAAAGGGATTGGTCAATTTGATCCAATCGGTGTCAAAATTGATTCAAATCCAACCGTTTTAGCAAAATGACTTGCACAAACAAAGGATGTTCAGACTGATTTAGATTCAATTCAAGAAAAAGTTTTTAGTCTTGAAGATCCAAAACAACTTGAAAAATTGGCGCACTCAGTTAGATGAATTAAATTTAATAATTTTGAACAAGAAGAAAAATCAAACATTTAG
- the prfA gene encoding peptide chain release factor 1, protein MEKKLLNSLMKIHQKYQDLKSLLETDEVLNDQKRYSQLSKEIANITEIVEVFEKFLADQKSLEDAKTILIQEKDPELQQLAKDEIANASKNIEEYEKELLILMLPKDENDEKDVIVEIRGAAGGDEANIFVGDLFKMYHKWADSQKAKVKVLSSSLAIAGGFTQIIFQISGQKIYSKLKFESGVHRVQRVPETETMGRIHTSTSTVTVMPKIDEKIEVAINPGDLKIDTYRSSGAGGQSVNTTDSAVRITHIPTGIVVTSQDERSQIGNKEIAMGILKSKIYNLELQKQQEKQANFRKLAGSGARSEKIRTYNYPQDRVTDHRISFSCSLKPVVQGSLNPIIDALLAQEKTELILQNYGEK, encoded by the coding sequence ATGGAAAAGAAATTACTTAATTCTTTGATGAAAATTCATCAAAAATATCAAGATTTAAAGTCGCTTTTAGAAACAGATGAGGTTCTTAATGACCAAAAAAGATATTCGCAACTTTCAAAGGAAATTGCGAATATCACAGAAATTGTTGAAGTATTTGAAAAATTCCTTGCTGATCAAAAAAGTTTAGAAGATGCCAAAACTATATTAATTCAGGAAAAAGATCCTGAATTGCAGCAACTTGCAAAAGATGAAATTGCAAATGCAAGTAAAAATATTGAAGAATACGAAAAAGAATTACTGATTTTAATGTTGCCAAAAGACGAAAACGATGAAAAAGATGTAATTGTTGAAATTCGTGGCGCTGCTGGTGGTGATGAAGCAAACATTTTTGTGGGCGATCTTTTCAAAATGTATCACAAATGAGCTGACTCCCAAAAAGCAAAAGTTAAAGTTCTTAGTTCATCACTTGCAATCGCTGGTGGTTTTACGCAAATTATCTTCCAAATTTCTGGTCAAAAGATCTATTCAAAACTTAAATTTGAATCAGGAGTTCACCGTGTTCAGCGAGTTCCCGAAACTGAAACAATGGGCAGAATTCATACTTCAACTTCAACAGTGACTGTAATGCCAAAAATTGATGAAAAAATTGAAGTCGCAATCAATCCTGGCGATTTAAAAATTGATACTTACCGTTCCTCAGGCGCAGGTGGTCAATCAGTTAATACAACCGATTCTGCCGTTAGAATTACTCATATTCCCACAGGAATCGTTGTTACTTCACAAGATGAAAGATCGCAAATTGGAAATAAGGAAATCGCAATGGGAATTTTAAAGTCAAAAATTTATAACCTTGAACTTCAAAAACAGCAAGAAAAACAAGCTAATTTCCGAAAATTAGCAGGATCTGGAGCCCGTTCTGAAAAAATTAGAACTTATAATTATCCCCAAGATCGCGTTACCGACCACCGAATTAGTTTCTCTTGCTCACTAAAACCAGTCGTGCAAGGAAGTCTGAATCCAATAATTGATGCTTTACTTGCACAGGAAAAAACTGAATTAATTTTACAAAATTATGGTGAGAAATAA
- a CDS encoding peptide chain release factor N(5)-glutamine methyltransferase yields the protein MVRNKRKLELLKEKQRYNLPLEISKLENLKLELDYPVQKIIGFIEMEDVRIFLDQKVFIPRYETQELILKVKKVIKNSDSVLDLCCGSGFIGLALAKFSNAKITLTDISDDAILQTKLNAKYNNLDVNTVKSDLFSNIPKQKFNIIISNPPYLRPQKLHKSVLHFEPEIALFSKPEPFSFYQKIMDKADNFLEKNGWIFFEIDYESVDFFKKNYPDFTIENDINNKPRFAYWQKKP from the coding sequence ATGGTGAGAAATAAAAGAAAATTGGAACTTTTAAAGGAAAAGCAACGGTATAATTTGCCGTTAGAAATATCAAAATTGGAAAATTTAAAATTAGAATTAGACTATCCAGTTCAAAAAATTATTGGCTTTATCGAGATGGAAGATGTTCGAATTTTTCTGGACCAAAAAGTTTTTATCCCACGTTATGAAACGCAGGAATTAATTCTGAAGGTTAAAAAAGTTATTAAAAACAGTGACTCTGTTCTTGATTTATGTTGTGGATCTGGTTTTATTGGTCTTGCGCTGGCTAAATTCAGTAATGCAAAAATAACCCTAACCGATATCAGCGATGATGCGATTTTGCAAACAAAATTAAATGCAAAATATAACAATTTAGATGTAAATACTGTAAAATCCGACCTTTTTTCAAATATTCCCAAGCAAAAATTTAATATAATTATTTCAAATCCGCCGTATTTAAGACCGCAAAAACTTCATAAGTCGGTTTTGCACTTTGAACCCGAAATTGCTTTATTTTCTAAACCTGAACCATTTTCTTTTTATCAGAAAATTATGGACAAGGCGGATAATTTTCTTGAAAAAAATGGATGAATTTTTTTTGAAATCGATTATGAAAGTGTTGATTTTTTCAAAAAAAATTATCCAGATTTTACAATTGAAAATGATATAAATAACAAACCACGTTTTGCCTATTGGCAAAAGAAACCATAA